The genomic region AGGAACTGGGAGGCGATTTCAGAGCTCAGGAAGGGACTGGAACTCACCCCTGAGCTTGCTATCGGGCATCTTCTTCTTGGGCATCTCGAGAAAGAGAGAGGCAGTGCTGAGAACGCCCTTCGGGATTATGAGAGATTTCTCGAGCTCGTTCCCGAAGAATGCGTTCCTTTCTACTATCTGGCTCAGACCCTGTTTGAATCCGGCGAGATGGAGAAATGCATCGCGCTTCTCACGAAGGCCATCAAGTTGAGAAAGAATTTCATTCCGGCAAGAAAGCTGCTGTCGCAAGCATATGCGAAGCTCGGGCAGAAAGAAGGAGCGGCAAGGGAGCTCAAGTATGCTCTCGAACATGGGGAGAAAGACGCCAGGGGATACTACCAGCTTGGTCTTCTCCTTTCCGATCTGCACAAGGAAGATGAAGCGATTGAGATGTTCAAGAAGTCAATCAAACTCGACCATTCTGTTCCTGAAGTCCATTATCAGCTCGGACTTCTTTACTATACCGAGAAAGGCCTGATCAAGGACGCCATAGCCGAGCTCAGAGAGACACTTG from Candidatus Eisenbacteria bacterium harbors:
- a CDS encoding tetratricopeptide repeat protein produces the protein MICPRCQTSNLDDHRFCKQCGARLREVGRKERARETLKERFYRGVALFNQGSFNAAIEQFNHCIEVDPSHGVSYYYRGMARLCRGSMPDARADLKKSVECEPGLGNARVVLGILEMIEARNWEAISELRKGLELTPELAIGHLLLGHLEKERGSAENALRDYERFLELVPEECVPFYYLAQTLFESGEMEKCIALLTKAIKLRKNFIPARKLLSQAYAKLGQKEGAARELKYALEHGEKDARGYYQLGLLLSDLHKEDEAIEMFKKSIKLDHSVPEVHYQLGLLYYTEKGLIKDAIAELRETLALSPLDPSANLILGELLLEAKDEEGGKKE